In Sphingomonas sp. R1, a single genomic region encodes these proteins:
- a CDS encoding cystathionine gamma-synthase family protein, translating into MTDATEADLTGGTPRARPEGDVEKIGDRKLKPATMMMGHGYDPMLSEGALKPPIFLTSTFVFPNAAAGKRHFEGVTGKRPGGAEGLVYSRFNGPNQEILEDRLAIWEEAEDALAFSSGMSAIATLFLSMVKPGDTIVHSGPLYAATETLISRILGRFGVQWLDFPAGATREEIDAVLTKAATGNVALIYLESPANPTNALVDVEAVAASRDAIFTGENKPPIAIDNTFLGPLWAQPLKQGADIVVYSLTKYAGGHSDLVAGGVLGTKAHINTIRLMRNTIGTICDPNTAWMLLRSLETLELRMSRAGENAAKVCEFLASHPKVEKVGYLGFLERGEDKRQADIYRRHCTGAGSTFSLYLKGGEKEAFAFLDALKIAKLAVSLGGTETLASHPAGMTHLSVPEARKQALAITDNLVRISIGVEDADDLIADFEHALKAV; encoded by the coding sequence ATGACCGACGCCACCGAAGCCGATCTGACCGGCGGCACCCCCCGCGCCCGCCCCGAGGGCGATGTCGAGAAGATCGGCGATCGCAAGCTCAAGCCGGCGACGATGATGATGGGCCATGGCTATGACCCGATGCTCTCGGAAGGCGCGCTGAAGCCGCCGATCTTCCTCACCTCCACCTTCGTCTTCCCCAATGCGGCCGCGGGCAAGCGGCACTTCGAGGGCGTGACCGGCAAGCGCCCGGGCGGGGCCGAGGGCCTGGTCTATTCGCGCTTCAACGGCCCGAACCAGGAGATCCTCGAAGACCGGCTCGCCATCTGGGAAGAGGCCGAGGACGCGCTCGCCTTCTCCTCGGGCATGTCGGCGATCGCGACGCTGTTCCTGTCGATGGTCAAGCCCGGCGACACGATCGTCCATTCGGGCCCGCTCTATGCAGCGACCGAAACGCTGATCTCGCGCATCCTCGGCCGCTTCGGCGTCCAGTGGCTCGACTTCCCGGCCGGCGCCACCCGCGAGGAAATCGACGCGGTGCTGACCAAGGCGGCGACCGGCAATGTCGCGCTGATCTATCTGGAAAGCCCTGCCAACCCGACCAACGCGCTGGTCGATGTCGAGGCGGTCGCCGCCAGCCGCGACGCGATCTTCACGGGCGAGAACAAGCCGCCGATCGCGATCGACAACACCTTCCTCGGCCCGCTCTGGGCGCAGCCGCTCAAGCAGGGCGCCGACATCGTCGTCTACTCGCTGACCAAATATGCCGGCGGCCATTCGGACCTGGTGGCGGGCGGCGTGCTGGGCACCAAGGCGCACATCAACACCATTCGGCTGATGCGCAACACGATCGGCACGATCTGCGATCCCAACACCGCCTGGATGCTGCTCCGCTCGCTGGAGACGCTGGAGCTGCGGATGAGCCGCGCCGGCGAGAATGCCGCCAAGGTCTGCGAATTCCTGGCGAGCCATCCCAAGGTGGAGAAGGTCGGCTATCTCGGCTTCCTCGAGCGCGGCGAGGACAAGCGCCAGGCCGACATCTATCGCCGCCACTGCACCGGCGCGGGCTCGACTTTCTCGCTCTATCTGAAGGGCGGCGAGAAGGAGGCGTTCGCCTTTCTCGATGCGCTCAAGATCGCCAAGCTGGCGGTAAGCCTGGGCGGCACCGAGACGCTCGCCTCGCACCCCGCAGGGATGACGCACCTGTCCGTGCCGGAAGCGCGCAAGCAGGCACTGGCGATCACCGACAATCTCGTCCGCATTTCTATCGGCGTCGAGGATGCCGACGACCTGATCGCCGACTTCGAGCATGCGCTGAAGGCCGTGTGA
- the katG gene encoding catalase/peroxidase HPI, producing MNAESKCPMHGGKMEGNAVLFDMTNRTWWPNQLDLTVLHQNPPAGDPMGAAFDYAAEFQKLDLAAVKADIFALMTDSQDWWPADFGHYGPLFIRMAWHSAGTYRIGDGRGGAGSGTQRFAPLNSWPDNANLDKARMLLWPIKQKYGRSLSWADLMILTGNCALESMGFKTAGFGGGRADVWEPERDINWGPEREWLQTSEKPGGRYSGERNLANPLAAVQMGLIYVNPEGPDGNPDPLLAAHDIRETFARMAMNDEETVALIAGGHTFGKTHGAADPSQYIGPEPEGAGIEMQALGWANSFGKGNAGDTITSGLEVTWTETPTEWGMGFFKNLFEYEYALTTSPAGAHQWVAKDADAVIPDAHDPSKKHRPTMLTTDLALRFDPAYGPISRRFYENPDQFAHAFAEAWYKLTHRDSGPHATLLGPEVPAEPRLWQDPVPAVDHALVDDADIAVLKAEILGSGLSIARLVKTAWASASTYRGTDKRGGANGARIRLAPQKDWAVNEPAELAKALAVLEGIQTTFNTNQAGGKKVSLADLIVLGGTAAVEAAAKKAGHDLQLPFVPGRTDASQEQTDAHSFEALEPKVDGFRNYAGETMGWSEEELLVDRAALLTLTAPEMTLLVGGLRVLGANHGDAKHGVFTETPETLTNDFFRNLLTTSFTAKWEAQGDGSFVAKDRKTGEAMWTGTRVDLIFGSNSQLRALAEAYATDDAEAAFVAAFGKAWTKVMNADRVDL from the coding sequence ATGAACGCCGAATCCAAGTGCCCGATGCATGGTGGCAAGATGGAGGGCAACGCCGTCCTGTTCGACATGACGAACCGGACCTGGTGGCCCAACCAGCTTGACCTCACCGTGCTCCACCAGAACCCGCCCGCCGGTGATCCGATGGGTGCCGCGTTCGATTACGCCGCCGAGTTTCAGAAGCTCGATCTGGCAGCGGTGAAGGCCGACATCTTTGCACTGATGACCGACTCGCAGGACTGGTGGCCCGCCGATTTCGGCCATTACGGCCCGCTGTTCATCCGCATGGCCTGGCACAGCGCCGGCACCTATCGCATCGGCGACGGCCGCGGTGGCGCAGGCTCGGGTACGCAGCGGTTCGCTCCGCTCAACTCCTGGCCCGACAATGCCAATCTCGACAAGGCCCGCATGCTGCTGTGGCCGATCAAGCAGAAATATGGCCGTTCGCTCTCTTGGGCGGATCTGATGATCCTTACCGGCAATTGCGCGCTCGAATCGATGGGCTTCAAGACTGCCGGCTTCGGCGGCGGCCGCGCCGACGTGTGGGAGCCGGAGCGCGACATCAACTGGGGCCCGGAACGCGAATGGCTCCAGACCAGCGAGAAGCCGGGTGGCCGCTATTCGGGCGAGCGCAACCTCGCCAACCCGCTGGCCGCGGTGCAGATGGGCCTCATCTACGTGAATCCGGAAGGCCCGGACGGCAATCCCGATCCGCTGCTCGCCGCGCATGACATCCGCGAGACCTTTGCGCGCATGGCGATGAACGACGAGGAGACCGTCGCGCTGATCGCCGGTGGCCATACCTTCGGCAAGACGCACGGCGCGGCCGACCCGAGCCAGTATATCGGCCCGGAGCCGGAAGGTGCCGGTATCGAGATGCAGGCGCTCGGCTGGGCCAACAGCTTCGGCAAGGGCAATGCGGGGGACACGATCACCAGCGGCCTCGAAGTCACCTGGACCGAGACCCCGACCGAGTGGGGCATGGGCTTCTTCAAGAACCTGTTCGAGTACGAGTATGCGCTCACCACGAGCCCGGCCGGCGCGCACCAGTGGGTGGCGAAGGACGCGGACGCGGTCATCCCAGACGCGCACGACCCGTCGAAGAAGCACCGCCCGACGATGCTGACCACCGATCTCGCGCTGCGCTTCGATCCTGCCTATGGGCCGATATCGCGGCGCTTCTATGAGAACCCGGATCAGTTCGCCCATGCCTTTGCCGAGGCCTGGTACAAGCTGACCCACCGCGACAGCGGTCCCCATGCCACGCTGCTCGGGCCCGAAGTGCCCGCCGAGCCCCGCCTCTGGCAGGACCCGGTGCCCGCGGTGGACCACGCGCTGGTCGACGACGCCGATATCGCAGTGCTCAAGGCCGAGATCCTCGGCTCGGGGCTGTCGATCGCGCGACTGGTGAAGACGGCCTGGGCCTCGGCCAGCACCTATCGCGGCACGGACAAGCGCGGCGGCGCCAATGGCGCGCGCATCCGCCTGGCGCCGCAGAAGGACTGGGCGGTGAACGAACCGGCAGAACTGGCCAAGGCGCTGGCAGTGCTGGAAGGCATCCAGACGACGTTCAACACGAACCAGGCCGGCGGCAAGAAGGTATCGCTCGCCGACCTGATCGTGCTCGGCGGCACGGCAGCGGTGGAAGCCGCGGCGAAGAAGGCGGGGCATGATCTGCAGCTGCCGTTCGTACCGGGCCGTACCGACGCGAGCCAGGAGCAGACCGACGCGCACAGCTTCGAGGCGCTCGAGCCAAAGGTCGACGGCTTCCGCAACTATGCCGGCGAAACGATGGGCTGGTCCGAAGAGGAACTGCTGGTCGATCGCGCCGCGCTGCTGACGCTCACCGCGCCGGAAATGACCCTGCTGGTCGGCGGCCTGCGCGTGCTCGGCGCCAACCATGGCGACGCCAAGCACGGCGTGTTTACCGAAACCCCGGAAACGCTCACCAACGACTTCTTCCGCAACCTGCTGACCACCAGCTTCACGGCGAAGTGGGAGGCGCAAGGGGATGGCAGCTTCGTCGCGAAGGATCGCAAGACCGGCGAGGCCATGTGGACCGGCACGCGGGTCGACCTGATCTTCGGCTCCAACTCGCAGCTGCGTGCGCTCGCGGAGGCCTATGCCACTGACGATGCGGAAGCCGCCTTTGTCGCGGCATTCGGCAAGGCCTGGACCAAGGTGATGAACGCGGACCGCGTCGACCTTTGA
- a CDS encoding DUF2171 domain-containing protein, producing MDDRNNRYGPYGQYGPTGYQDTGSPGDYTRDYGSGRDYTHSSARDYAASGQLGGGRDRSQRDDGTRSRADWRDQDRSSYGAQGYGPRREERGGSNEGDRDWSDYGSRSYSNYGGYSGQDRDRDYGARDEGRMGSRDWGSRDSSSRSYGRPEQGRYGQDRDRGRSGEDLRGYDRDRGFFDRAGDEVRSWFGDEEAERRRRQDQRYDEQQAQREGSADNHYGEWRRSRLQEFDRDYDEYRRENAQRFHSEFETFRTERTGQRDALRRVTEHMEVLGSDGSHVGTVDKVRGDRIILTKNDADAEGRHHSIPSRWIQTVDEKVHLRKTADEAKNHWRDEEQSGAMFGEDKTKSTATTVDQTSTGDRSQDWSTTGNLNSSFKGTY from the coding sequence ATGGACGACCGCAACAATCGCTATGGCCCCTACGGCCAGTATGGCCCCACTGGCTATCAGGACACCGGCAGCCCCGGCGACTATACCCGGGACTATGGCTCCGGCCGCGACTACACGCACAGCAGCGCGCGCGACTATGCCGCATCCGGCCAGCTTGGTGGCGGACGGGATCGCAGCCAGCGCGACGACGGAACCCGCAGCCGCGCGGACTGGCGCGATCAGGATCGCTCCAGCTACGGCGCGCAGGGCTATGGCCCGCGTCGTGAGGAGCGCGGCGGCTCGAACGAAGGCGACCGCGACTGGAGCGACTATGGCTCGCGGAGCTACAGCAATTATGGCGGCTATTCGGGCCAGGATCGCGACCGCGACTATGGCGCGCGCGACGAGGGGCGGATGGGCAGCCGCGACTGGGGCAGCCGCGATTCGTCTTCCCGCAGCTATGGCCGGCCTGAACAGGGCCGCTATGGCCAGGATCGGGATCGTGGCCGCAGCGGGGAGGACCTGCGCGGGTATGACCGGGACCGCGGCTTCTTCGATCGCGCGGGCGACGAGGTCCGCTCGTGGTTCGGCGATGAGGAAGCGGAGCGCCGCCGCCGCCAGGACCAGCGCTATGACGAGCAGCAGGCCCAGCGCGAAGGCAGTGCCGACAACCATTATGGCGAATGGCGCCGCAGCCGGCTGCAGGAATTCGATCGCGACTATGACGAATATCGACGCGAGAATGCCCAGCGGTTCCACAGCGAGTTCGAGACGTTCCGCACCGAACGGACCGGCCAGCGCGATGCGCTTCGCCGCGTAACCGAGCATATGGAAGTGCTGGGGTCGGATGGCAGCCATGTCGGTACCGTCGACAAGGTGCGCGGGGATCGCATCATCCTGACCAAGAACGACGCGGATGCCGAGGGTCGCCACCACTCGATCCCGTCGCGCTGGATCCAGACGGTCGACGAAAAGGTCCATCTGCGCAAGACCGCCGACGAAGCCAAGAACCATTGGCGCGACGAAGAACAGTCGGGCGCGATGTTCGGCGAGGACAAGACCAAGTCCACGGCGACCACCGTCGATCAGACCAGCACCGGCGACCGGTCGCAGGACTGGAGCACGACCGGCAACCTGAACTCGAGCTTCAAGGGCACCTACTAA
- a CDS encoding ATP-binding protein translates to MEQRRIRSLGRIAIGFALGLSAVTALAGLGIYLALLSAIDRQVDLRLQGEMRELLQDDARVPEIVRRIARETSERESADIGFLLRDAQGHTLAGNIAPARPLPIGASTVKREAAIPGLSRGRAWVVRLSGGETLALVAESEPIDQHDLGRVHILVVGFGAVVALLLLGTFALIRAIRINIAAIGGTAEAIIDGDLRARVPVDRPSSVFGGLALTFNRMLDRIGDLMTGMHSISNDIAHDLRTPLARLHGRLAALADAPAAAPVRGELAAAVAESEEILAIFAAILRISEIEGGDRRAGFKRLDLAALAADVGEGLQLLVTESGRTFAADMPTPLWVEGDPRLLTQLVVNLIENTLTHTPPGTAVRLSVRQDGDAALLVVADTGRGIPPSERAHALRRFGRLDASRTSPGHGLGLPMAVAIARLHRGTLTLGDADPGLQVALRLPLVG, encoded by the coding sequence ATGGAGCAGCGGCGCATCCGATCGCTGGGGCGCATCGCGATCGGCTTTGCGCTGGGCCTGTCGGCGGTTACCGCGCTCGCCGGCCTGGGCATCTATCTGGCGCTGCTCTCGGCGATCGACCGGCAGGTGGATCTGCGCCTGCAGGGCGAGATGCGCGAGCTGCTGCAGGACGATGCCCGCGTACCCGAAATCGTGCGCCGCATCGCCCGCGAGACGAGCGAGCGCGAAAGCGCCGATATCGGCTTCCTGCTGCGCGATGCGCAGGGACACACGCTTGCGGGCAACATCGCCCCTGCCCGGCCGCTGCCGATCGGGGCATCGACGGTCAAGCGCGAGGCAGCGATCCCGGGGCTCAGCCGTGGGCGTGCCTGGGTGGTGCGCCTCTCCGGCGGCGAAACGCTGGCGCTGGTCGCGGAAAGCGAGCCGATCGACCAGCATGATCTTGGGCGGGTCCATATCCTCGTCGTCGGCTTCGGCGCGGTGGTCGCGCTGCTGCTGCTCGGCACCTTTGCGCTGATCCGCGCGATCCGCATCAACATTGCCGCCATCGGCGGCACGGCGGAAGCGATCATCGACGGCGACCTGCGCGCACGGGTGCCGGTGGATCGCCCGAGCAGCGTGTTCGGCGGTCTCGCGCTCACCTTCAATCGCATGCTCGATCGCATCGGCGACCTGATGACGGGCATGCACAGCATTTCGAACGACATCGCCCATGATCTGCGCACGCCGCTCGCCCGGCTGCATGGCCGGCTGGCAGCGCTGGCCGACGCGCCGGCAGCCGCACCGGTGCGCGGCGAACTTGCCGCGGCGGTCGCCGAAAGCGAGGAGATCCTGGCGATCTTCGCCGCGATCCTGCGCATTTCCGAGATCGAGGGTGGCGATCGCCGGGCGGGATTCAAGAGGCTCGACCTTGCGGCACTCGCCGCCGATGTCGGCGAAGGGCTGCAGCTGCTCGTCACCGAAAGCGGCAGGACGTTCGCCGCCGACATGCCGACGCCGCTATGGGTGGAAGGCGATCCGCGGCTGCTTACCCAGCTGGTCGTCAACCTGATCGAGAACACGCTCACCCATACGCCACCGGGTACGGCGGTGCGGCTTTCGGTCCGGCAGGACGGCGATGCGGCACTGCTGGTGGTCGCCGATACCGGCCGCGGCATCCCCCCGTCCGAGCGCGCGCATGCGCTCCGCCGCTTCGGCCGGCTGGATGCGAGCCGGACCAGCCCGGGCCATGGGCTCGGCCTGCCGATGGCGGTGGCGATCGCGCGGCTGCATCGCGGCACGCTCACGCTGGGCGATGCGGATCCCGGCCTGCAAGTAGCCTTGCGGCTGCCGCTCGTGGGCTGA
- a CDS encoding response regulator transcription factor: protein MPASPDASPALHALVVEDDVQLNALLVQQLGGLGYEVTAVGDGRAALAALAEARFDVVLLDRMLPVIEGVEVLRRMRSEGIETPVILLTALGLTNERVEGLDAGADDYIVKPFEIDELNARIRAVLRRRAAPATDNAALTAGDVTVSVVRHRVTRAGKPIELQKTELKLLAELVREAGSVLSRKMLIERVWGYDFVPSTNIVDVHILKLRQRLDMPGLPDPIVTVRGVGYMFRA from the coding sequence ATGCCCGCTTCGCCTGATGCTTCGCCCGCCCTGCACGCCCTAGTCGTGGAAGACGATGTCCAGCTGAATGCGCTGCTCGTGCAGCAGCTGGGCGGCCTCGGCTACGAGGTTACCGCGGTGGGCGACGGGCGCGCGGCCCTTGCAGCGCTCGCCGAGGCGCGGTTCGACGTCGTGTTGCTCGATCGCATGCTGCCGGTCATCGAGGGGGTGGAGGTGCTGCGCCGGATGCGGTCCGAGGGGATCGAGACGCCGGTGATCCTGCTCACCGCGCTGGGCCTGACCAACGAGCGGGTCGAGGGGCTCGATGCGGGCGCCGACGACTATATCGTCAAACCCTTCGAGATCGACGAACTCAACGCCCGCATTCGTGCGGTGCTGCGCCGGCGCGCCGCGCCCGCCACCGACAATGCCGCCCTCACCGCCGGCGACGTGACGGTGAGCGTCGTGCGCCACCGCGTCACCCGCGCCGGCAAGCCGATCGAGCTGCAGAAGACCGAGCTCAAGCTGCTCGCCGAGCTGGTGCGCGAGGCAGGCAGCGTGCTTTCCCGCAAGATGCTGATCGAGCGCGTCTGGGGATATGATTTCGTGCCGAGCACCAACATCGTCGACGTGCATATCCTGAAGCTGCGCCAGCGACTGGACATGCCCGGCCTGCCCGATCCGATCGTGACGGTGCGGGGCGTCGGCTACATGTTCCGCGCCTGA
- a CDS encoding S41 family peptidase: MGFVRSGISAVVLAALLAGCGGGGSGGGSGTVSQPGTASPAPTPTASGCSLRARQDWVLSTLREWYLFPETLPSNLDPAGYTSVDTYLDALTATARGQGRDRYFTYLTSIAEENAYYTSGSSAGFGFRLSNDGNGVTVMESFEGGSALQAGIDRGTQILAIGTSNSDLRDVSTLYSAQGAAGITEALGPSTVGTTRVLRVRNVDGPVSTVRTVTLTKTDYSLLPVSDRYGTQILTDPNGGGRVGYVNLRTFISTADPALRAAFASFKAQGIDKVIVDLRYNGGGLVSIAELFGNLLGGARARSDVFSFTTFRPEKSANNSTTYFAPQAESVAPTRIAFIGTRATASASELVINGMLPYFRTNLGLIGTNTYGKPVGQVAIDRSECDDRLRVIAFATQNANRQGSYFNGLASTVEASCTAADDTSRPLGDVREASVKAALDFVAGRSCSAISGIGVAAAPRALLSPDRPSTAQREVPGLF; this comes from the coding sequence ATGGGTTTCGTGCGTTCGGGGATTTCGGCGGTCGTGCTGGCGGCGTTGCTGGCCGGCTGTGGCGGGGGCGGCAGCGGCGGCGGATCGGGCACGGTCAGCCAGCCCGGCACCGCCAGCCCCGCGCCGACGCCCACCGCCAGCGGCTGCAGCCTGCGGGCGCGACAGGACTGGGTGCTGTCGACGCTGCGCGAATGGTATCTGTTTCCCGAAACGCTGCCGTCGAACCTCGACCCCGCCGGCTATACCAGCGTCGACACCTATCTCGATGCACTGACCGCCACCGCGCGCGGCCAGGGGCGGGACCGCTACTTCACCTATCTCACCTCGATCGCGGAGGAGAACGCCTACTATACCAGCGGCTCCAGCGCCGGCTTCGGCTTCCGCCTGTCGAATGACGGCAACGGCGTGACGGTGATGGAAAGCTTCGAGGGCGGCAGCGCGCTGCAGGCGGGCATCGATCGCGGCACCCAGATTCTGGCGATCGGCACCAGCAACAGCGATCTGCGCGACGTATCCACCCTCTATTCCGCACAGGGCGCCGCCGGCATCACCGAGGCGCTGGGACCGAGTACGGTCGGCACCACGCGCGTGCTGCGGGTCCGCAATGTCGACGGGCCGGTCAGCACGGTACGCACGGTCACGCTCACCAAGACCGACTACAGCCTGCTGCCCGTTTCCGACCGCTACGGCACGCAGATCCTCACCGATCCCAATGGTGGCGGGCGCGTCGGCTATGTGAACCTGCGGACCTTCATCAGCACCGCGGACCCGGCACTGCGCGCCGCCTTCGCCAGCTTCAAGGCGCAGGGAATCGACAAGGTGATCGTGGATCTGCGCTACAATGGCGGCGGTCTCGTCTCGATCGCCGAGCTGTTCGGCAACCTGCTGGGCGGTGCCCGCGCACGCAGCGACGTGTTCAGCTTTACCACCTTCCGGCCGGAAAAGTCGGCCAACAACTCGACCACCTATTTCGCGCCCCAGGCCGAGTCGGTGGCGCCGACGCGCATCGCCTTCATCGGCACCCGCGCCACCGCCTCGGCGAGCGAGTTGGTGATCAACGGCATGCTCCCCTATTTCCGCACCAATCTGGGACTGATCGGCACCAATACCTATGGCAAGCCGGTGGGCCAGGTAGCGATCGACCGCAGCGAGTGCGACGACCGGCTGCGCGTGATCGCCTTCGCGACGCAGAACGCCAACCGGCAGGGTTCCTATTTCAACGGTCTGGCCAGCACGGTGGAAGCCAGCTGCACCGCTGCCGACGATACCTCGCGTCCGCTGGGCGATGTGCGGGAGGCTTCGGTGAAGGCCGCGCTGGACTTCGTTGCGGGGCGCAGCTGCAGCGCGATCAGCGGCATCGGCGTCGCTGCCGCACCGCGCGCGCTGCTGTCGCCGGATCGGCCGAGCACGGCGCAGCGCGAGGTGCCGGGCCTGTTCTGA